A region from the Dehalococcoides mccartyi CG5 genome encodes:
- a CDS encoding phage associated protein has protein sequence MKVLLSIKPEFASKIFDGSKKYEYRRVIFKRKGVETILVYASDPIRRVIGEFDIGEVLHEAPEQLWERTCSYAGITKTRFMEYFTNQEKGFAIGVKEARKYSNSLSLDDLMLSLPPQSFIYLDIRARNGSARVT, from the coding sequence ATGAAAGTATTATTGTCGATTAAACCGGAATTCGCATCGAAAATATTTGATGGGTCAAAGAAGTATGAATACCGGCGTGTTATTTTTAAGCGGAAAGGCGTGGAAACGATTCTCGTTTATGCTTCTGACCCCATCAGGCGCGTAATCGGTGAATTTGATATTGGAGAAGTGCTTCATGAGGCGCCGGAGCAGCTTTGGGAGCGGACTTGTAGCTATGCCGGCATAACAAAGACCAGATTCATGGAGTACTTTACGAATCAAGAGAAAGGTTTTGCCATTGGGGTGAAGGAAGCAAGAAAATATTCGAATTCACTGTCGCTTGATGACCTGATGTTATCGCTACCTCCGCAATCGTTTATATACCTGGATATACGAGCGAGAAATGGCTCTGCAAGGGTAACTTAA